The Radiobacillus deserti genomic interval AAGAATTAGGCCAAAACTATCCACTTGTTATCAATGGGGAAAAAGTGGAAACAAACGATAAATTTGAATCCGTTAACCCAGCTGATAAATCACAAGTGATTGGGTATGCATCTAAGGCGACTACAGATCACGTGGAGAAAGCCTTTACTGCTGCGGAGCAAGCTGCGACTGCTTGGGCGCTTGTTGACCCAGAGCAACGTGCTAATATTTTAGTGCGTGCTGCTGCTATTATTCGTCGTCGCAAAGCATATTTTACAGCTCTTCTCATTAAAGAAGCAGGTAAACCATGGAAAGAAGCAGATGCGGATGTCGCGGAAGGTATTGATTTCATGGAATATTATGCTCGTCAAATGATCGAGTTAAAAGACGGCAAACCATTGAATAGTCGTGAAGGAGAGCATAACCGTTACATCTATACACCAGCAGGAATCACCGTCGTTATTCCACCATGGAACTTCGCGTTTGCCATCATGGTTGGTACAACTGTTGCTCCATTAGTTGCTGGTAACACGGTTCTATTAAAACCAGCAGAGCCGACTCCAATCATTGCGTATAAATTCTTTGAGGTATTGGAAGAAGCAGGTCTTCCAAATGGAGTAGCAAACTTCATTACTGGTGATCCAGCTGAGATTGGTGATTACATGGTTGATCATCCGAAAACAGCGATCGTAACCTTCACTGGTTCTCGTGCAACGGGTACACGTATCTACAACCGTGCTTCTGTAGTGCAAGAAGGTCAAACACACTTGAAAAAGGTAATTGCAGAAATGGGCGGAAAAGATACTGTTGTAGTTGATGAAGACGCGGATCTTGAATTAGCGGCAGAGTCCATTTTAACTTCTGCATTTGGTTTCTCTGGTCAAAAATGTTCTGCAGGCTCTCGTGCTGTCGTTCATGAAAAAGTGTATGACGAAGTGGTAAGCAGAGTCGTAGAGTTAGCAAAAGAACTTTCTGTTGGGGATCCTTCAGAATACGGCATGTACATGGGACCTGTTGTAAACCAAAAAGCATTTGATAAAATTACTAGCTACATTGAAATTGGAAAAGAAGAAGGGAAGCTTGTTGCAGGTGGTTCTTACGATGATTCAAAAGGTTGGTTCGTCGACCCAACCATCTTTGCAGACGTAGATCCAAAAGCCCGTGTCATGCAAGAAGAAATCTTCGGACCAGTTTTAGCCTTCTCTAAAGCAAAAGATTTCGATCATGCTCTAGAAATTGCTAATAACACCGAGTACGGTCTAACTGGTGCGGTAATCACGAAAAATCGTGACCACATCGAAAAAGCGAAATATGGCTTCCATGTTGGAAACCTATACTTCAACCGTAACTGTACAGGTGCGATTGTCGGATATCATCCATTTGGTGGATTCAAAATGTCTGGTACAGATTCCAAAGCAGGTGGACCAGATTATTTAATTCTTTATATGAACCCGAAAACTGTTTCGGAAATGTATTAATAGCAAGCTAAAACCCGAGTATCCGTACTCGGGTTTTATTTCATTTTCAAGAAGGTGTCTATGTTCCTAATCATTTCACTCAACGTTCCCATCTCTTTCTCATAAGCTGCTTTAGCTTTCGAGTCCTTCGTCTTTGAGGCAAGTGTTTCTAATTCTTTTTGTGCTTTTTTCAATTTATCAGTTAAAAGCTGCTCTTGTTTTATTTCTGGACGTGTAGCCTGTTCCTGATATAAATCCACAAAAACAGTCCCTTTTGAATCGATTTGTGCAGCGAATACATCTTCAAATCGGTGTGCTCCTTGTTTCTTTACTTCTTCTAGTAACTGCTCTTCTGAAAATCCCATTTGTGTGAGACTTTTCTTTAATACATTCCCATCCATAATTACAACTTTTGGGGTATGCTCAGGTGGAATATCCAATCCAAGATCTTTTCGTGTTACTGGTTGACGATCCGTTTTTTTCATTACACTCATTCTTCCGTTCGTCTCCAGTACAGCAAGTTCCACATCCGAAAATGTAAAAGCAT includes:
- the pruA gene encoding L-glutamate gamma-semialdehyde dehydrogenase, translating into MLPKYHHEPFLDFTVDKNRKELEAALQSVEKELGQNYPLVINGEKVETNDKFESVNPADKSQVIGYASKATTDHVEKAFTAAEQAATAWALVDPEQRANILVRAAAIIRRRKAYFTALLIKEAGKPWKEADADVAEGIDFMEYYARQMIELKDGKPLNSREGEHNRYIYTPAGITVVIPPWNFAFAIMVGTTVAPLVAGNTVLLKPAEPTPIIAYKFFEVLEEAGLPNGVANFITGDPAEIGDYMVDHPKTAIVTFTGSRATGTRIYNRASVVQEGQTHLKKVIAEMGGKDTVVVDEDADLELAAESILTSAFGFSGQKCSAGSRAVVHEKVYDEVVSRVVELAKELSVGDPSEYGMYMGPVVNQKAFDKITSYIEIGKEEGKLVAGGSYDDSKGWFVDPTIFADVDPKARVMQEEIFGPVLAFSKAKDFDHALEIANNTEYGLTGAVITKNRDHIEKAKYGFHVGNLYFNRNCTGAIVGYHPFGGFKMSGTDSKAGGPDYLILYMNPKTVSEMY
- a CDS encoding DUF421 domain-containing protein; protein product: MPEFLLILVRSIISFIVILLMARIMGKKQISHLTFFDYVIGITIGSLASEISVNQNLTMIDGLLALIVFGGFSLLLSFISMKSIRFRMLVEGRPTVLIQNGKILEENLFKVKMTLDDLILFLREENAFTFSDVELAVLETNGRMSVMKKTDRQPVTRKDLGLDIPPEHTPKVVIMDGNVLKKSLTQMGFSEEQLLEEVKKQGAHRFEDVFAAQIDSKGTVFVDLYQEQATRPEIKQEQLLTDKLKKAQKELETLASKTKDSKAKAAYEKEMGTLSEMIRNIDTFLKMK